GTTATTTATACCATTAGCAGTGATATTCATCTCATATTTATTCAAAGACTTAGTATTAACTGATTTAGTAAGTTCAATAATAGCAATAGCTATGTTATTATTATCTACAGTTTGTGCAATATATTACAAAAAATTAAGAACAAAACAATGAGGCAAACATGAGACTAAATAAAAAATTAGTTTTATTTTTTATAGTTTGTGCCCTATTTACAATAAGTAGCGTTTCAGCTATTGATAATCAGACTCCAATTATTGGAGAATCTGATTATCATACATTTAGCGAACTAAATCAAAGTATTGCAGATAGTGGGGACAAATTAGATTTAGAATATAACTACAAATATGACAATACTTCAATAAACATTAATAAGAATGTAGAATTTACAATTAATGGTAATAATCACATTATTGAAGGAATAAAAGATGAAAATGCTTTTAATATTAATTCTACAAAGACTGTTACCATCAATAATTTAATCTTTAAAAATTGTATAAATACTACAATAACCATTAATCCACCAGTTATTTTTAACAATATACAATTTATCAATTGTACAGGATTTGATACAGAATTTGCTCAACAAACGCAGGGAAATCATTTTATTAAAGCTACTGAAAATGTAACATTCAATAATTGTACTTTCCATATGGGTGATGGGAATTATCAAACCATTGGTTGTAACAATGAAGGGAATTTAATTATAAATAATTCAGTATTTGATTCTGGAAGCTTTTTCAATGGTTGTATTTATGTAAACAGATGTGATTTATTAATTGAAAATACTACTTTTACAAATTTGAATTCAAAAGTTGCAACTGCTATTAACTATAAAGGTTGGAATTTTACTTTAAGAAACTCCAAGTTTATTAATTTACACTCCAACACAACAGGTGGTGCAATTGTAGGAAAATATTTCCCATGCATTATTTATGACCCTGAAACCCAGGAAATTATTGAAATTTTACCAAATGGCCCATTTTTAATTGAAAACTGTGAATTTATAAATACTACTTCTACCAGCAATGGTGGTGCGATTCATTTTGATTTAGATTCTGGGTCACAACATAAAATACAGACTTTAAACTTAATTAATAACTCATTTATTGATTGTGAGTCTAAATTTGGTGGTGCTATTACCAATATGGGTGGTATTTTAAATATATCCAATTCAAAATTCTTAAAAAATTGTGCTAACTTTAGTGGAGGAGCAATTTATACAACATGGTCAAATGTATTTATAACTAATTGTACTTTAACCAATAACTCTGCTCAAAAGAATGCTGGTGAAATTTACTTTGATAAAAAGAACTTAACTATCATAAACTCCAGTTTAACCAACAATATAATTAGCAAAGTCTCAAACACAACTGCTAACGGTATTTATGCTTATGATGCAAGTATTTACTTTGCAAATACAACATTTAACAATGGTGGAGTTGGTGTTTATGCAAACTTTGCAGCAGACTCCAAATTAGAAAATATTACCAAAAATGAAGATGTTTTCTTACTTGACAATAAAAACTACATTGTTTCAGTTGAAAGTAAAGGAATAAAACTCAATTTAACTAACAACACAATTATTGTAGATGAACTACCCTCTAAGTTCAATTTAGACGATTGGGGATGGGTAAGTCCACTTAGACTACAGGGTGACAATTTTGATTGCTGGGCAATTGCAACAGTAACATCCATGGAATCTGCTCTTCTTAAATCAACTGGTGTTTTATATGATTTATCTCCAAATTATGTTCAAAAACTCCAATTAAAATATAATCAAAACGGAGATTTAAGAAACAGTATAACTGGATTTTCATATAGTGGTTTAGGATATGCATTAAGCTGGTATGGAATACTTCAAAGTGACAATTTCTATGATGATAGAGGAATGATAACTGATACTGATTTAAATGATGAAAGAATTCATCTCCAGGATGCATTAATTATATTTGGTGGAAAAAATGACACAGAAGACCAAATTAAAAGAGCAATAATGAAATATGGTGCAGTTTGCGTTCAGCTAATTATTGGTGATTTTCCAGCAGATGTAAATAGCACTGGTGAAGATATTGCATGTGCTGATCATAGTACTCATTTTCTTTCATTTATTGGATGGGATGATGAAAAACAGGTTTGGTTTGTCAAAGACTCCGAGGGAGTAGTAGAAAAATTAGACTACAAACAATCAGGAGAAACACTTTTCAAAGATGATATTTTTGCTATTGTTCCTCAAAATGCTATAATTGCATATATTTTTGAAAATAACATTGATTATCATGTGAATTATCAAACTGATTTAACTGGTCTTGTTGGTTTTGATGGTAATTACACATTTTATTCAAATGAGTTTACTTCAAAATACTCAGAGTTAATTGGTGCTGTTGGAACTTACTTTAATGAGTCAGGAATCAATTATTCCTTTGATATTTATGTAAATGGAGTTAAAAAGTATTCTCAAAGTGGAGTAAGTGAATTTGCAGGATTTAGAACAATCATTTTAAATAACTATGTTCATGTTAACGCAGGAGATGTATTTAAAGTAGTATTTAAAAACAATGCACTCCCATATCAGGCATATTCAAGACAACACTACGTGCCTGGAATGAGTATGGTTAGTGAAAATGGAACTAGCTGGAGAGATATTACTTTAGATAACAAGACTGTTTGTCTTAAGGTTTATACTGTAAAAGATGATACCAAAATCATAAATAACAAAGATATTTCTGTTGATTATCTTGGTGGATCATATTACTCAGTTAAAGTAGTAACTGCTGATGGACACGTTGTTGTTGGAGCTTTAGTTAAATTTACAATAGCTGGTAAAACATACACCATTAAAACAGATGCAAACGGAATAGCTAAAATCAAAATAAACCTTGTTCCAAACAAATACACAGTTACTGCATCATGCAATGGAAAACAGGTTAAAAACATAGTAACTGTAAAACAGGTTATTAAAACAAGTCCAGTTAGTGTTAAAAAGACTGCTAAGAAATTCAGTTTAAAAGCAACACTTAAAATCAATGGTAAATTAGTTAAAGACAAAGTAATTACCTTTAAATTCAATGGTAAAACCTACAAGGTTAAAACCAACTCTAAAGGAATTGCACAAAAAACCTTTAGCAAAAACACCATTAAAAAACTTAAAAAATCAAAAACATACACAGTAAAAGTAATTTACGGCAAAACTTCCGTAAAAACAACTGTTAAAGTAAAGTAGATGATTAATAATCATCTACACTTATTTTTTATCTTAAATTTAAACCGATTAATTTTGTTTTTGTCATTTCATCAAATGCATATTTGACTCCTTCTTTACCAATACCACTGTTTTTAAAACCTCCAAATGGCATATTATCAGTTCTAAAGGTGGATTGTTTATTGACAAAAACTGTTCCAGCTTCGATTTCATTTGCACATCTCATTGCAGCATAATAATCATTTGTAAATACACCAGCCTGCAATCCATATTCTGTATCATTAGCTATTTCAATAGCTTCATCCAAGTTTTTAACACGAATTATTGGTGCAATTGGACCGAATGTTTCATTTTGAACCAAATCCATATCTGGAGATACATTATCAATGACTGTTGCTTCATAAAATGCATCTTCACGATTACCTCCAGTTAATATCTTTGCACCTTTTTCAACTGCATCATTAACAGCCTGTTCTACCTGTATAGCTGCTTTTTTAGATATTAATGTTCCAAGAGTTGTTTTAGAATCCTGTGGATTTCCCATGACTAATTTTTCTGTTGCAACAACCAATTTTTGTACAAATTCATCAACAATTGACTCATCAATAATTATTCTTTTAACACCCATACATACCTGACCTGCATTTAAAAATGCTCCGTTAATAACTCCTTTAATAGCTTTATCAATATCTGCATCTTTTAAAACAATCATTGGGTCATTTCCACCAAGTTCAAGTGTTACTTTTTTCATTCCTGCTTTTTGTGAAATCATAAGTCCTGTTGGTACACTTCCAGTAAAAGAAACTTTATCAACATCAGCAGAAGTAACCAAGTAATCTCCTACTTCAGATCCATATCCTGTAACCACATTTACAACACCATCCGGAAACTCTTCATTTAAGAGTTCACAGAATTTCATAACAGTTAGCGGAGCTTCTGAAGGTGGTTTTACTATTACAGTGTTTTTACATGCTATTGCAGGTGCTATTTTATGGATTGTTAGATTAAGAGGATAATTAAATGGAGCAATAGCCACTACAACACCTAAAGGCATTCTTTGTGTAAAAGCAAAAAATCCTTTTCCGTTTAATCCAGCATCCAAAGGCACACTTTCACCATAGATTCTTTTTGCCTCTTCAGCTGCGAGTTTTAAAGTTTCAATAGACCTGTCCACTTCAACTAATGATTCATTAATAGGTTTTCCAACTTCCAGTGTTAATAACTCAGCAAATTCCTGGCGTTTTTTGCGTAATTTATCTACAACATTAAATAATTTATTTGAAATTTTAAATGCTGACATTTCAGTTAATGCTGATTTAGCATCATTTGCAGCTTCAATTGCCATGTCTGCGATTTGTCTGTGAGCAATTGGAATTGTATCGATTACTTCCCCATTATATGGATTAATTACTTCTTCTAAATCTTCACTTGAGATGTGTTTTCCACCAATTAACATATCCATTTTATCACCAGAGTTATTTTCTATTTATATAATAATTTATTATGCATAAATGATATAATGTTTTTTTATGAGAATTTGTCAAAACTGTGGAGCAGAAGTTAAACAAGATGAAGAAAAATGTGAAAGGTGTGGCAGTGAAGATATTAAAGAAGAACATTTCTGCAGAATATTGGGTACAAAAATCAAATAAATGATTTATAGTATAAATAGCAAATATTCAAGTATGGAAACCACACGATTTGAAACATTTTTTGATGCAATACTTGCAATCATCATTACCATTTTAGTTATAAAAATTCCACAACCTGCAGCACCAACAATAGCTGCAATTTTAGAATTAAAAACAACCTATATTGCATATTTAATTAGTTTTTTAACATTATACAATCTGTGGCATGCCAATCACGAATTATTCCAGATTATTGACACTATTGAAAACAGCGCAGTTTGGATTTACGGTGCAATGATATTTGTCACTTCATTAATTCCTTATTTTACACTTTGGATTGCAAATAACATTAATTCCATTCCTGCAGAGACAATGTTTGGATTAATTTTTATTATAACCCACATCCTGAACAGATTAGGAATAAAAGAGATTTATAAAAGCAACAAATACAACAAAAAGCTAAATAAAATTGGTTTTAACAGACATATGCAAAGTATGCCTTTAATAATCCTTGCTATTGGATTTATATTAACATACACTATTTTCAAACCAGGAATTTACATTAGCTGCTTAATCTCAGTTGTATTGTGGATTGTCATTGACATAAAAAAGAGGGATTACAATGGATAGATTTGAAGCATTAATTGATGCAATATTGGCAATTATCATTACAATTATTGTTTTAGAAATCCCATATCCTAGTTCAGGTAGCTGGCAAGCAATATATGCTCTTAGATATGAATTTTTAATCTATGCAGTCAGTTTTATGGTTTGTTTTAAC
This Methanobacteriaceae archaeon DNA region includes the following protein-coding sequences:
- a CDS encoding lectin like domain-containing protein, with protein sequence MRLNKKLVLFFIVCALFTISSVSAIDNQTPIIGESDYHTFSELNQSIADSGDKLDLEYNYKYDNTSININKNVEFTINGNNHIIEGIKDENAFNINSTKTVTINNLIFKNCINTTITINPPVIFNNIQFINCTGFDTEFAQQTQGNHFIKATENVTFNNCTFHMGDGNYQTIGCNNEGNLIINNSVFDSGSFFNGCIYVNRCDLLIENTTFTNLNSKVATAINYKGWNFTLRNSKFINLHSNTTGGAIVGKYFPCIIYDPETQEIIEILPNGPFLIENCEFINTTSTSNGGAIHFDLDSGSQHKIQTLNLINNSFIDCESKFGGAITNMGGILNISNSKFLKNCANFSGGAIYTTWSNVFITNCTLTNNSAQKNAGEIYFDKKNLTIINSSLTNNIISKVSNTTANGIYAYDASIYFANTTFNNGGVGVYANFAADSKLENITKNEDVFLLDNKNYIVSVESKGIKLNLTNNTIIVDELPSKFNLDDWGWVSPLRLQGDNFDCWAIATVTSMESALLKSTGVLYDLSPNYVQKLQLKYNQNGDLRNSITGFSYSGLGYALSWYGILQSDNFYDDRGMITDTDLNDERIHLQDALIIFGGKNDTEDQIKRAIMKYGAVCVQLIIGDFPADVNSTGEDIACADHSTHFLSFIGWDDEKQVWFVKDSEGVVEKLDYKQSGETLFKDDIFAIVPQNAIIAYIFENNIDYHVNYQTDLTGLVGFDGNYTFYSNEFTSKYSELIGAVGTYFNESGINYSFDIYVNGVKKYSQSGVSEFAGFRTIILNNYVHVNAGDVFKVVFKNNALPYQAYSRQHYVPGMSMVSENGTSWRDITLDNKTVCLKVYTVKDDTKIINNKDISVDYLGGSYYSVKVVTADGHVVVGALVKFTIAGKTYTIKTDANGIAKIKINLVPNKYTVTASCNGKQVKNIVTVKQVIKTSPVSVKKTAKKFSLKATLKINGKLVKDKVITFKFNGKTYKVKTNSKGIAQKTFSKNTIKKLKKSKTYTVKVIYGKTSVKTTVKVK
- a CDS encoding lactaldehyde dehydrogenase, with product MDMLIGGKHISSEDLEEVINPYNGEVIDTIPIAHRQIADMAIEAANDAKSALTEMSAFKISNKLFNVVDKLRKKRQEFAELLTLEVGKPINESLVEVDRSIETLKLAAEEAKRIYGESVPLDAGLNGKGFFAFTQRMPLGVVVAIAPFNYPLNLTIHKIAPAIACKNTVIVKPPSEAPLTVMKFCELLNEEFPDGVVNVVTGYGSEVGDYLVTSADVDKVSFTGSVPTGLMISQKAGMKKVTLELGGNDPMIVLKDADIDKAIKGVINGAFLNAGQVCMGVKRIIIDESIVDEFVQKLVVATEKLVMGNPQDSKTTLGTLISKKAAIQVEQAVNDAVEKGAKILTGGNREDAFYEATVIDNVSPDMDLVQNETFGPIAPIIRVKNLDEAIEIANDTEYGLQAGVFTNDYYAAMRCANEIEAGTVFVNKQSTFRTDNMPFGGFKNSGIGKEGVKYAFDEMTKTKLIGLNLR
- a CDS encoding zinc-ribbon domain-containing protein, which codes for MRICQNCGAEVKQDEEKCERCGSEDIKEEHFCRILGTKIK
- a CDS encoding TMEM175 family protein; protein product: MIYSINSKYSSMETTRFETFFDAILAIIITILVIKIPQPAAPTIAAILELKTTYIAYLISFLTLYNLWHANHELFQIIDTIENSAVWIYGAMIFVTSLIPYFTLWIANNINSIPAETMFGLIFIITHILNRLGIKEIYKSNKYNKKLNKIGFNRHMQSMPLIILAIGFILTYTIFKPGIYISCLISVVLWIVIDIKKRDYNG